The DNA segment AAGGTCAGAAAGACAGCTGAATTGTGAAAACACAGTGGTAAAGCAAGAAAGTATCAATTTCATCTTTCTCGCCCAGGGGCGAGTCATTTGTATTTAATGCAAATaggattttgttattatttttattattttgtaaagtATTATCAATAACATTTGGGCATATAATAAAGTCtttaaaatgtttcagcttcACTTTTTGGTCATTTCATTATATGTCATTTGCGCTGTGTATAAAATGCATAACGTTTGTTTTAGTACATATGAGGTTTGGATCATTCTTGTCCACTATTTGTTCCATTTAATGCTATAAGAAGGATTTACTATTCCTGTTTTAGCACATATTCACCTAATATTTAGCAGATGCCTTTCTTCCGAAGCAGCTCACATATCCTGTTTCAAGTTGCCCGTGTGAGATTGCACTTGCAACTGTTATAGCAGCCCAGATTCTTAACGATAAGGCTACCTCAAACCAGTAATGACCCATAAAAGCAAAGTGATTGTTATgagatgttttgttttcttcttttcctCCAGGATGAAACATAAGTGGTTTTATTACATATGACACTGACACTAAGAATAAGAGAAGTGAGGGATATCGTGGCGAGGTGCTGAATTGTAAATAGGAAGTTGCGGATAAAGCAATGATCATGTGTAATGTTCAGAATTATCTTGCTGTGAAAAAGAATTAGTGTCAGGTCagcaaatttaaatgtgtgaAGTCTTCCAGCGATTACTAGTTGTGTTTAATGGAGTACAGGAGAACTGTAGTTCTTGATCAGTTTTATCAAAGAGTTTGTAAAACTTAATGGGACACTGATAAATAAGTATGGAAACCGCAGAAAGAAGAGTCATGGAGAGCAAAGAGACGGAGGTTGAAGTGGAGTTGAAGGAGATCACCACAGCTGAGGAGAAAGAGGATAAGGAAAAGCAGGAGACAaatggtataaatatatatatatacttactatACACAATCCAAATATTTAGTCTTCACTAGGTTTGATTGTCTTTTTATCTTTTCTTATCTAACCATTCTTGTATTCAGCTAAATCTTCTAACATTGAAGAGGAAATTGTAGAGGAAGGGAATGTATACTCTACTTTAAGCAACCCATCTGAGCATGTCTATGGTGTGCCCTCTTCAACTCGGTCTTATACAGTCAATAAAGGTAACACAATTAGTTCTTTTAAACCTAAATCACTGGTGGTCTTAAAACTATGCATTCAATCCTGACAGTCAGTGCTGATGCCAAACCAATAAAGtgtcaataaataaaatacaaaaagacattttatttaatactaaaaatgccaaaaataacttattttgtACATACTTAATATTATGACATTATCATGAAATTTATAAACTGacagtgttcaagataatgcagtaATTAAAGAGTATAGGCATACTTGTGGGAAAAGTCAttgcatgatttgaaaaatgtgtgGTAGATCCAGCTGTCTCTTCTAAAACAGGTCATAAAGAGGAACAAAAACTGAGGGAGAAAAAGAACAAGTGCTGCACTGGACAGTGAGTTAGAACAAGTATTAAagccaaatgttttatttttatgtgtaatggATGCAAGTGATCAGTATATTATTGTGTCTGAATAGAACGGTGGAATTTGGAGGACGACTTTGAGTTGAAGTGCTCTTTCATGCCAAACGGTTTATTTCTTTAGCATGTTTGTTTGTCAGCCTAAACTGCTTTCTGTTACCAAAGTCCCACATAAATGAAAGGCCTTCTACTTTTTAATGCAGTAATCTTTTGCATGACCATCCTTCAGACCTTATCTGGGACACAGCAGCgttattttgttctcttaaagGACTAGAAGGTCAGCGGgtatcttttattttgtatttaaagcaGTGCAATGTTTCCTGCATGTCTACAGTGTTGCCAGCAGAAGGGCACATGAGGACACAGAGCCAGTGTTGTGTTACAGGGCTTCATTATACACCGTCAGAGTTTCCACAGCAACGGGTGAACGAATCAAACGCCCCTACGCTCAATAAAGCAAAACCTGGCACTGTTTGTGTGAGTGCGCCAAACTCATTAATCTTTTAGTACCACAAGCTGTGCAAAAGACTATAGATTGCGTTAGAACAGCACAGACGGACCATGTACATTAAACTGTGTAATTTCGGCAAGTACACGGACGGCAAAGTATCGTCTGGGGCGAAGCAGCAGCCGGATTCAGGTGATATAATGATGAATCTTGTGAGTGCGTAACTGCGCATCTCTTGACTTCCGTATTTTGTTGGTCATCGTAACGTCAATTATCTGTGCTATTTTTCTCCAGACACATCACCAGATATTCACGGGAAGATTCGTGTTTACCGGATCATTTCACTGATTCTCTTTGCCATCTGCGTCCTGTTGATGATTGTGGTCCTTGTGCTGTTTGTCAAGTGTAAGTGCAACCTCTCTTTTTTTACACTTAGGTAGAAGCACTAATACATTAAGACTTATTTTTATGGAAGACatgaaaatagtttatttttatacattttgaaaGGGTACGAAAAATTAAACGTTTTCCCTTCCAATAATTAGCCATACTAATGATGCCCCACATTTTGAGAATCACTGACCTAATCcctttgtgttgggacaacatgaatatttttgttGTCTTTTACTGAAACCACAGGGGTTTCTGGTTCCTAGTGTGATTTGCATAGAACTGGATGGAGAGAGGAAATTTGATATTAAGTTTTTGTGCTAGATGAATAAAGGGGGAGACTAGTTTTTAATGTCGACATTTAGATGATTTTCTGTAATGTTGGTTTGGCATTTTGGGGGTTACTTACCActgtggtgaagagtggagcttgagaaTAGTTTGAGAAGGAGAGCTAATTAACACTTGAATACAATAGTGCTTTGTCTCATGAGCAATTTCTGAACCACTCACAGGTGAGTGGTAAGTCTCAACTTAGTTGTAAGTCATGCCAGACAGTGCCATACCATGTCAACATAAACTGTAACTTACCAATTCTTAATTGTAAGAATAAGTTAGAACTTCTGAAGTTCAAAGCCTATTATCAAGCAAGACAAACATATAATAATATACCTTCACATCTCCATCCTTGAAGCAGAtttctctctgtcttcaaaatacAGCTAAagaatggggcctgggtagctcagcgattattgacgctgactaccttccctggagtcgcgagttcgaatccagggtgtgctgagtgactccagccgggtctcctaagcaaccaaattggcctggttgctagggagggtagagtcacatggggtaaccttctcgtggtcgcgatgagtggttctcactctcaatggggcacatggtaagttgtgtgtggatcgcggagagtagcatgaacctccacatgctgtgagtctctgcggtgtcatgcacaatgagccacgtgataagatgcacggattgactgtctcagaaacagaggcaactgggacttgtccttcgccacccgtgttgaggtgagtaaccgcgccaccacgaggacctagtaagtagtagtgggaattgggcatgtcagtttggggagaaaagggatacAAAAACAACTAAAGACACAATTTTTCGTGAGCACTTAACCCtacaccttttttttatttttattttttttatcttgttgcACTCCAGTCTCTGTCTTGGCTAAACTGatacaattgaaactttgtaatgcagcacttatcatgttactgtctccttaagattaatcgcttatgttgtatcattcctcattttgtaagtcactttggataaaagtgtctgctaaataaataaatgtaaataattgtaaatgtcatttgtaacactaACAAATCCAAATGAATTGCATTTACTCAGAGCTTTTGCCCAGTTTATATGAATTTCTTAATTTCACACAATTAAACTGCTTCTTGTCGGAACTCATCAATCCTGTTGAGTGGAACCACTTGGCACtgcttttttaaagtaaatcagctgtttattttatttgagtgCACTGTCATCAAAAaggaaattaaacaaaatgacagattctgaaagcttcttaGGGGCCGTTTccaccgaacgtgttttttgcatctgtgctgtttttccaaaAAATTTCTAAGTAATCAtgtgctagacagacgtctttgatcgttgtaccccatctcactgttttttcatcttttcattgtcatcaacttttaaaaaatgtctcTCGAGACACttgctttttaaactttttttagcaCAAGCGAGTTTGGTCTGAACTGCCCCTTACACAGGTAAAAGATTAGCCCATATTAGGCTGCttatttattatggttttacagtTGTAACAAAAACTATTGTTATTATGGCATTTTGGAAAATATGAAGCTGTGTTTGTAATGGTCAGTTTTTAAGGTGTCAGCTGTGCTGAAACATTGTTACATTATGTTATGAACAGTGACTGGGAAGCAGCCATGTGAGATTGTAAAGGACACTGACAGGACTCCACTGGCACAGGAATGCAGCTTGACAAAATGCCAAGAGGTTTACAGACAGCAATCGGTTCATGACAGCAAACGTGAGTTTGTGGACAAAATACATACAGctatctaaaatattttttgttagcTTTAGTTACAGTTTATATGAAACTTTTTCATTTCACTTGTTTTcttgtttgtgttgtgcagagTGTGTGTGCAGTGATTGTGGCAGGGACTGGTTGCGTTTTGAGAATTCTTGCTACTTCCTGTCCCAAGACCGTCTCACCTGGCAGAAAAGCAGGGAGGAGTGCCAGAGGAAGGGAGGAGATCTTGCCATCATTACTAATGAACGTGTGCAGGTATGTAAATCTGGCTAATCAAAGCCTAACATGAGTTAAGTTCTTTTGATCTGTACCGTTCCACAATATCTCATCTCTGCAGATGTACCTGACTGAGAAAGGGAAGTTGCACTACTGGATTGGGCTAAATCATGTGGGGACAAATCAATGGGCATGGATTAACAACAATGTATTGACAGTGAGGTAGGAAAATGTTATAGCTGCAGTAATGTGACTAAATGAGAATAGGCTACATAATGACTGGTACATTAATGAGTAAATAAATCAtcacatgtttaaaaaaacaaaaaaacaagtattATAAAATGAACAGATTTAGTTGAATGTGGTTTAGCAGATAATTACTGACTATGCCTCTACTGATTGCACAGATATTGGGGAAATGATTCCTCCAGTGGGGACTGTGCTCTCCTAGCTACCAATGAACCACCTGAACGGAGCTGGCACCCATCCTCCTGCAGAATATACTCACAGTACATCTGTCAGAAGATCTTAGGATCTGCTTAGCAACACCAGCTAGCAAAATCACCTGCATATCTGGTCATCAGAACTTAACTCCTATAATTAAGACAATCATTAATCTTTTTCATCTAAAAATTAGTCAAATGTAGTGAGAATTGAGCCAACAGCATACAGTGCATTGCTTTTTTTGCTCAACGTGCATTACGTAGTTAAGCTTTAAGGGgcagaaaaaatgttttttggaagCTGTCAAGTTTATTTGTCAGTATTATCACTGAACTAATTTTTAACTGTTTATTTGCACTAAACATGTCTAATGTACACACAATATTGTAATAAAATATATGCTTGAATTTCACATACATTCTAATTTTTGTAATGTCTCTGTTTGTATTGCTTGATTAAATTTCTACCCTTATATTTAACAGTATTGATAGCGCACAGTTTGAATTTGTCTACCAAACATTTCAAGtatatatttaaatctggtaaaaCACTGAAATAATTCAGAATAAGTTAAATGGAACTCAATATATTTTATGAATGTCACATCAGTTTACATTACTACATTACCTTGACCCGTTTTCACACATACTTCAGAGGGAATCAGGGCTATCAACATTTTTTTCCCTCTCAACTTCTATGCTCTGTTGAATAATCTGCCAGTATTTTAGAGGCCTCCTTTTGTGTGAACTATGATGTCCTTCAGTAGACTTGGTTTGCATTTGATTGCTTCCAGTTTCAATCTTCACAGTTTCCTCCTCCTCctttgaaaatgaattaatataacGTCTCATCTTTTGCACAAATGGGTCATTGCGATCCTCCACTCTGGAATCATAAGACAAAGATTGAGCATAGTCAAGATCAGTGTGTTCAGGAATGCTTTTGCATTAGAATTGTGATCTGTGGAATTGCAGAGTACTTACCGGAGGTACCAACGTTCACCCAGGCCATACGCCAGACCACAAGCACCCAGCCTTGGCCACAGATGCAGTGGAATCCTCCTTTCAAGCATCAGAGTAGTGACCACCACCTAAGAACAGAGAAACCAATTTTCAACCTGCTACAAAAGACGCTCTAGTCTCTGGTATGTCTGAATACAGTTTCCTCGCATGTGTCCAGTGCACTTACTGTAGTGGGACTGTAGTCTACTAGCTACACTACCAACCTGGGTCCTCCAGAGTTCGTCACGTTCTTGGGTGACCCTCCACTGTGTGTCACTCATCATGGCGACCAGGAGGTTGAACAGGAGGATGTAAGAGATCATGCTGAAGCAGACGTGGAGACAGTGCACGACTGGATGGGTGTAGATAGTGTGGTCCACCGGCAGGTCAATCAGACCAATACTCAGCTCAAACTGAGTGAATATGGAAATGGGGAAAGAACGGTATGCTGGTACAGCAAGAGGTTCTTGAGTCATATAGACCATCCACAAGGCTGAGAAGGGTAAAGAGAAGGGTCAAACTTTAAACATTCACAAATGAATATCTGGTAATTTAACTATAATTGAACTAACCAGCAGAGAATCCTATGAGAAAGATGAGGCTCAACCACATGAACTTTGTCAAGTCTCCAAatattgtctacaaaacaaaatcCGCACAAATACGTTATGCTATGTTGGGTTGGAAAACAAACAACATTGAAATGCTGTCTCTGCTGTCTCTGCTAATCACTCCACCTTCTGGATCACAATGACATAGGGCCCCAGCATCTCAAAACCTCGGGCGAAGTACATAACATTAGACCAGCAGAGAACCAGAGACCAAGCCATTAGCACAGCCTCTCCTGCCATTTCAGTGATCCTCAGCACACACAGAATCACAACCAGACCCGCATAGCTAACCCTGCCACAGAAATATATGGAAAGGAAACAACAGAGATGTAAAGCATTCAAGTCAAACCTATCTCATTCAACATGATAATGGGCTGGTTCATTATAACAGCATGAACTTACAAAGTGACATGGAAGGGGCCTCCAAGGGCACTTTGGCCAAAATAGCGTTTAGCCCCCACTTTCACAATACTGGGAATctgaaaataattaaacattagGTATGAGGGTTTTGATTCAATAGcaatctttaaatgtttatatcttTAGATGTTATAGCATAATGTTTCTAAAGTTACATTGGGTTGTATGGTAAAATTATACTGACCTCTATCAGAAGAATAATGATGGCTCCTATGACACTGATCATTTCTCCAATTAAACGGATGTGATCTTTACGTGTCTGATAGTTCTCCTAAACAAAGAGAAATTGAGTATTTGCATACACACATTTGTATACTGTAAGTGCTTTGACATTCAGGAAAAACTTGATAATACTGATTCAATATTCACATAGTGATTTGCAGTGCACAATGTGCTCTAAACTTCTGTCTCATAtttgcacatgcacacatacCTGGAaggttttctgcatttttattgtGTGGTCGTTGTCGGCCTTGGTGTAATTCTCAGGAAGATTCTTCAGGGGACGGTATATACAACACAGAGTAAATATGCTAATGTACAGCAGGTACACCAGCATCAATAACctaaaaacagatcaatagtgCAACAAGTATTAGCAATGTCAAACATCTTGAAATATAATCAATGTTcaacataattttaatatattttgtaagGCTTCGGTGCACACCACTGCTATTAAAGTGATATGTTGTCTGACAAAATCTTAAAATGCTGAATATGTGCAACTTTTGAAGCTATTGAACAGTCAGCTAAATTATGATAAACAGGTACAACAGGACATACAAAATGTCACGTTTCTTTTAACCTCGATATGTCATATTACCATACAATTTGTTCTATGATTATGCTATCTAACTAATAActtattatgtacagtatgtaataatAAGGCACCTGAAGTAATGCTTCCCAAAAAGATTCCACTTCAGACTGACGAGCTGTCGCACTGGAGTCAGCTCAAGAACCCTCCTGGCCTAGGACAGAAAGATGCACAAAACACTCAAGGAATGAAGTGTAATTAAGATATTAACAAAGAACAACGCATGCTAAGTCACTTAGGTTTAGGCTGATACTAGAAATGATTTTGATTATCATTATTAATTTGAACAAATACAGTTAAtggtataattcacccaaaaatgtaaattctctaatTATTAACTCACCACTGTGTTATTTTTAAACCAGTATGTCTTTAattcatctgtgaaacacaaaagatgttaggcagaatgttagggactaatTGACAGCCTCTGTCACTTTGtcaacattctttaaaacttctcctctttgttccacagaagacagaaaatgacaggtttggaacaaattgTAGGTGAGTATATGATGCCACAATTTTAATTTCTAGGTGAAATAACTCTTTAACATTAATAATGACCCTGTTTGATATTCTATACCCTGCATGTCCACACATTAACGCACCTCTCTTTTCTGACTGCTGACAATAACCTCAAGCACTGATAGGTCATCCACCCTGGAGTCAATCTCAGTAAGGTCATAAAGGTTGGAGGACAATTGCCCCAGACTCCACTGAATAATTCGTCTACGATTAACCAAGTGCTGGAATGCCTGCGTAACATTTAAGGAACATTACAAAAGCATTACACAATATTCTTTAAAACCTCACAATAGCCATACATAACAATTTAATGAAAGATAAGACGTCGCTGTTATCAGTGTGTTTTTGGATGAGGTTAAAGAAACGATCTCTCTCTTACCACAAGGTTGCCCTGCTTAGCAGCAAGTTTGAAAGGCGTGAGGCCTCTAAAGTTGGGTATCATGTCTAGAGGGACAGTAGGTTCCAGCTCTGCATCGCGTGTCATCAGCATGTCAAAAATCTGACATGCAGTTGTTTTATTGGGCTGCAAAACCAACAAATGTAGGATGGTATTACCTGTtcatgagagagagagttacaaaGAGAAATCCAGGGAGGACGTGTATACTGTGAGTAAAATAACTACTTAGGCCAAaggggtagttcatccaaaatgtaaaattctgtcatcatttacttaccctcatgttgtttttaaacttgcatgactttctctcttccctgAAACacataaaggagatgttaggcagaatgttagtctcagtcaccattcattttcattgcatcttatttccatataatgaaagtgaacaaCTGAGGTTGGTCTTCTGCctcatatctccttttgtgttccacagtagattAAAGTCATAAGGGttggaaacaacatgagagtaaataagtaaatgacaaccac comes from the Myxocyprinus asiaticus isolate MX2 ecotype Aquarium Trade chromosome 15, UBuf_Myxa_2, whole genome shotgun sequence genome and includes:
- the si:dkey-26c10.5 gene encoding CD209 antigen-like protein D isoform X1 is translated as METAERRVMESKETEVEVELKEITTAEEKEDKEKQETNAKSSNIEEEIVEEGNVYSTLSNPSEHVYGVPSSTRSYTVNKDTSPDIHGKIRVYRIISLILFAICVLLMIVVLVLFVKLTGKQPCEIVKDTDRTPLAQECSLTKCQEVYRQQSVHDSKQCVCSDCGRDWLRFENSCYFLSQDRLTWQKSREECQRKGGDLAIITNERVQMYLTEKGKLHYWIGLNHVGTNQWAWINNNVLTVRYWGNDSSSGDCALLATNEPPERSWHPSSCRIYSQYICQKILGSA
- the si:dkey-26c10.5 gene encoding CD209 antigen-like protein D isoform X2; protein product: MYIKLCNFGKYTDGKVSSGAKQQPDSDTSPDIHGKIRVYRIISLILFAICVLLMIVVLVLFVKLTGKQPCEIVKDTDRTPLAQECSLTKCQEVYRQQSVHDSKQCVCSDCGRDWLRFENSCYFLSQDRLTWQKSREECQRKGGDLAIITNERVQMYLTEKGKLHYWIGLNHVGTNQWAWINNNVLTVRYWGNDSSSGDCALLATNEPPERSWHPSSCRIYSQYICQKILGSA
- the LOC127452983 gene encoding transient receptor potential cation channel subfamily V member 6-like isoform X3, encoding MERNARRDLPHAVKKENDAVCIKKLLGCASTNIFERGELGETALHVAVLNDHFEAAVALMDGAPELINEPMTSELYQGLTVLHIAAINQNENLVREMIIRGGDVATPRVTGMYFRKRRGGLLYFGEHILAFASCAGNEQIISMLIKAGANIRAQDSLGNTILHLLVLQPNKTTACQIFDMLMTRDAELEPTVPLDMIPNFRGLTPFKLAAKQGNLVAFQHLVNRRRIIQWSLGQLSSNLYDLTEIDSRVDDLSVLEVIVSSQKREARRVLELTPVRQLVSLKWNLFGKHYFRLLMLVYLLYISIFTLCCIYRPLKNLPENYTKADNDHTIKMQKTFQENYQTRKDHIRLIGEMISVIGAIIILLIEIPSIVKVGAKRYFGQSALGGPFHVTLVSYAGLVVILCVLRITEMAGEAVLMAWSLVLCWSNVMYFARGFEMLGPYVIVIQKTIFGDLTKFMWLSLIFLIGFSAALWMVYMTQEPLAVPAYRSFPISIFTQFELSIGLIDLPVDHTIYTHPVVHCLHVCFSMISYILLFNLLVAMMSDTQWRVTQERDELWRTQVVVTTLMLERRIPLHLWPRLGACGLAYGLGERWYLRVEDRNDPFVQKMRRYINSFSKEEEETVKIETGSNQMQTKSTEGHHSSHKRRPLKYWQIIQQSIEVEREKNVDSPDSL
- the LOC127452983 gene encoding transient receptor potential cation channel subfamily V member 6-like isoform X1; translation: MSPAISRTAAGEINHWWSQMKFRLQHRKRWNEMLDETFLMQSKRVNYIPLFSATKENDAVCIKKLLGCASTNIFERGELGETALHVAVLNDHFEAAVALMDGAPELINEPMTSELYQGLTVLHIAAINQNENLVREMIIRGGDVATPRVTGMYFRKRRGGLLYFGEHILAFASCAGNEQIISMLIKAGANIRAQDSLGNTILHLLVLQPNKTTACQIFDMLMTRDAELEPTVPLDMIPNFRGLTPFKLAAKQGNLVAFQHLVNRRRIIQWSLGQLSSNLYDLTEIDSRVDDLSVLEVIVSSQKREARRVLELTPVRQLVSLKWNLFGKHYFRLLMLVYLLYISIFTLCCIYRPLKNLPENYTKADNDHTIKMQKTFQENYQTRKDHIRLIGEMISVIGAIIILLIEIPSIVKVGAKRYFGQSALGGPFHVTLVSYAGLVVILCVLRITEMAGEAVLMAWSLVLCWSNVMYFARGFEMLGPYVIVIQKTIFGDLTKFMWLSLIFLIGFSAALWMVYMTQEPLAVPAYRSFPISIFTQFELSIGLIDLPVDHTIYTHPVVHCLHVCFSMISYILLFNLLVAMMSDTQWRVTQERDELWRTQVVVTTLMLERRIPLHLWPRLGACGLAYGLGERWYLRVEDRNDPFVQKMRRYINSFSKEEEETVKIETGSNQMQTKSTEGHHSSHKRRPLKYWQIIQQSIEVEREKNVDSPDSL
- the LOC127452983 gene encoding transient receptor potential cation channel subfamily V member 6-like isoform X4 — its product is MFSRVNYIPLFSATKENDAVCIKKLLGCASTNIFERGELGETALHVAVLNDHFEAAVALMDGAPELINEPMTSELYQGLTVLHIAAINQNENLVREMIIRGGDVATPRVTGMYFRKRRGGLLYFGEHILAFASCAGNEQIISMLIKAGANIRAQDSLGNTILHLLVLQPNKTTACQIFDMLMTRDAELEPTVPLDMIPNFRGLTPFKLAAKQGNLVAFQHLVNRRRIIQWSLGQLSSNLYDLTEIDSRVDDLSVLEVIVSSQKREARRVLELTPVRQLVSLKWNLFGKHYFRLLMLVYLLYISIFTLCCIYRPLKNLPENYTKADNDHTIKMQKTFQENYQTRKDHIRLIGEMISVIGAIIILLIEIPSIVKVGAKRYFGQSALGGPFHVTLVSYAGLVVILCVLRITEMAGEAVLMAWSLVLCWSNVMYFARGFEMLGPYVIVIQKTIFGDLTKFMWLSLIFLIGFSAALWMVYMTQEPLAVPAYRSFPISIFTQFELSIGLIDLPVDHTIYTHPVVHCLHVCFSMISYILLFNLLVAMMSDTQWRVTQERDELWRTQVVVTTLMLERRIPLHLWPRLGACGLAYGLGERWYLRVEDRNDPFVQKMRRYINSFSKEEEETVKIETGSNQMQTKSTEGHHSSHKRRPLKYWQIIQQSIEVEREKNVDSPDSL
- the LOC127452983 gene encoding transient receptor potential cation channel subfamily V member 6-like isoform X5, producing the protein MDGAPELINEPMTSELYQGLTVLHIAAINQNENLVREMIIRGGDVATPRVTGMYFRKRRGGLLYFGEHILAFASCAGNEQIISMLIKAGANIRAQDSLGNTILHLLVLQPNKTTACQIFDMLMTRDAELEPTVPLDMIPNFRGLTPFKLAAKQGNLVAFQHLVNRRRIIQWSLGQLSSNLYDLTEIDSRVDDLSVLEVIVSSQKREARRVLELTPVRQLVSLKWNLFGKHYFRLLMLVYLLYISIFTLCCIYRPLKNLPENYTKADNDHTIKMQKTFQENYQTRKDHIRLIGEMISVIGAIIILLIEIPSIVKVGAKRYFGQSALGGPFHVTLVSYAGLVVILCVLRITEMAGEAVLMAWSLVLCWSNVMYFARGFEMLGPYVIVIQKTIFGDLTKFMWLSLIFLIGFSAALWMVYMTQEPLAVPAYRSFPISIFTQFELSIGLIDLPVDHTIYTHPVVHCLHVCFSMISYILLFNLLVAMMSDTQWRVTQERDELWRTQVVVTTLMLERRIPLHLWPRLGACGLAYGLGERWYLRVEDRNDPFVQKMRRYINSFSKEEEETVKIETGSNQMQTKSTEGHHSSHKRRPLKYWQIIQQSIEVEREKNVDSPDSL
- the LOC127452983 gene encoding transient receptor potential cation channel subfamily V member 6-like isoform X2; this translates as MSPAISRTAAGEINHWWSQMKFRLQHRKRWNEMLDETFLMQSKRVNYIPLFSATKENDAVCIKKLLGCASTNIFERGELGETALHVAVLNDHFEAAVALMDGAPELINEPMTSELYQGLTVLHIAAINQNENLVREMIIRGGDVATPRVTGMYFRKRRGGLLYFGEHILAFASCAGNTILHLLVLQPNKTTACQIFDMLMTRDAELEPTVPLDMIPNFRGLTPFKLAAKQGNLVAFQHLVNRRRIIQWSLGQLSSNLYDLTEIDSRVDDLSVLEVIVSSQKREARRVLELTPVRQLVSLKWNLFGKHYFRLLMLVYLLYISIFTLCCIYRPLKNLPENYTKADNDHTIKMQKTFQENYQTRKDHIRLIGEMISVIGAIIILLIEIPSIVKVGAKRYFGQSALGGPFHVTLVSYAGLVVILCVLRITEMAGEAVLMAWSLVLCWSNVMYFARGFEMLGPYVIVIQKTIFGDLTKFMWLSLIFLIGFSAALWMVYMTQEPLAVPAYRSFPISIFTQFELSIGLIDLPVDHTIYTHPVVHCLHVCFSMISYILLFNLLVAMMSDTQWRVTQERDELWRTQVVVTTLMLERRIPLHLWPRLGACGLAYGLGERWYLRVEDRNDPFVQKMRRYINSFSKEEEETVKIETGSNQMQTKSTEGHHSSHKRRPLKYWQIIQQSIEVEREKNVDSPDSL